The Mercurialis annua linkage group LG2, ddMerAnnu1.2, whole genome shotgun sequence genome contains a region encoding:
- the LOC126670632 gene encoding cation/calcium exchanger 4-like: MVVPSSQFRGIFNGVCFSAFLFLICNQWNSVQNPLRNSHLGSVGLLSRSRRVSEINSSAVFVNDASVVPHHDPNLCSGLLDHKDFDDPCEYLIAHPECTSDGFFNYVRFYYCDCKDYTFLAYIVLGVWLVALFYLLGNTAADYFCCSLEKLSSLLKLPPTVAGVSLLPLGNGAPDLFASIAAFVGKDAGGVGLNSVLGGAVFITCVVVGVISLLVSKRRIQIDKASFIRDTCFFLLTIVALGVILIVGKVSVGGAIAFVSLYLVYAFSVVANEILKRYACSWRLKSVRPLLPVTEFLGGSSDEDESVNAPLLASDSKTEVPQLQDNLPHWMWGSQVAIYSNDVLKDIPDSPKGEWGWNEEETAKCHSWRSCSKLFYLLEMPLTILRRLTIPIIEEERWSKGFAVASATLAPMLLALLWNTCDNLGLLDREVSYLIGVCCGGVFGVLAYRYTNTNEPPRKFVLPWVIGGFCMSIIWFYMIANELVALLVGLGEIFGVNPSLLGLTVLAWGNSMGDLMSNVALAMHGGDSVQIAMSGCYAGPMFNTLVGLGLSMLFGAWTSRSESYNVPEDTSLFYTMGFLIAGLMWSLIVLPRNDMRPNKMLGIGLITIYSMFLIFRLTTYMCGMTVDE, translated from the coding sequence ATGGTAGTACCCAGTTCCCAATTTCGTGGGATTTTTAATGGGGTTTGTTTTTCtgcttttcttttcttgatttGTAATCAATGGAACTCTGTTCAGAATCCATTAAGAAATTCTCATTTGGGTTCTGTCGGTTTGTTAAGCAGGAGCAGGAGAGTTTCTGAAATTAATAGTAGTGCTGTTTTTGTTAATGATGCTAGTGTGGTTCCTCATCATGATCCTAACTTATGTTCTGGGCTGCTTGATCATAAGGATTTTGATGATCCCTGTGAGTATTTGATAGCTCATCCTGAGTGCACTTCTGATGGGTTTTTTAATTACGTTAGGTTTTACTATTGTGATTGTAAAGATTATACTTTTCTGGCTTATATTGTGTTGGGTGTATGGTTAGTTGCTCTGTTTTATCTTTTGGGAAATACTGCTGCGGATTACTTTTGTTGTTCTTTGGAGAAGTTGTCGAGTCTTCTTAAGTTGCCACCTACTGTTGCTGGGGTTTCTTTGTTGCCTCTGGGGAACGGAGCTCCGGATTTGTTTGCGAGTATCGCGGCGTTTGTCGGTAAGGATGCTGGTGGAGTGGGGTTGAATAGTGTGTTGGGTGGAGCTGTGTTTATTACTTGTGTTGTTGTTGGTGTGATTTCGCTTTTGGTTTCGAAACGGAGGATTCAGATTGATAAGGCCTCATTTATTAGAGATACGTGCTTCTTTCTGTTGACTATTGTGGCGCTTGGTGTAATTTTGATTGTTGGAAAGGTGAGTGTTGGTGGTGCAATTGCATTTGTTTCGCTCTATTTAGTGTATGCATTTTCTGTTGTTGCAAATGAGATTCTGAAAAGATATGCATGTAGCTGGAGATTGAAGTCTGTGAGACCGTTACTTCCGGTTACTGAATTTTTGGGTGGAAGTAGTGACGAGGATGAATCTGTCAATGCCCCGTTGCTCGCATCCGACTCAAAAACTGAGGTGCCCCAACTCCAGGATAATCTTCCACATTGGATGTGGGGTTCGCAAGTGGCAATTTATTCAAATGATGTTTTAAAGGATATTCCAGATAGCCCAAAAGGCGAGTGGGGCTGGAATGAGGAGGAGACGGCGAAATGCCACAGTTGGAGATCATGTTCAAAACTGTTTTACTTGCTAGAAATGCCATTGACAATTCTGAGAAGATTGACAATTCCTATAATTGAGGAGGAACGATGGTCGAAGGGTTTTGCTGTTGCTAGTGCTACATTGGCGCCAATGCTGCTGGCGCTATTGTGGAATACTTGCGATAATCTCGGTTTGCTGGATCGAGAAGTTTCATATTTGATTGGTGTTTGTTGTGGTGGTGTTTTTGGTGTTCTTGCATATCGTTATACTAATACTAACGAACCGCCCCGGAAGTTTGTACTTCCGTGGGTTATCGGTGGCTTCTGTATGAGTATTATCTGGTTCTACATGATTGCGAACGAGCTCGTTGCATTGCTTGTGGGATTAGGTGAAATATTCGGAGTCAATCCGTCACTTCTGGGTTTAACTGTGTTAGCTTGGGGAAATTCAATGGGTGATTTGATGTCAAATGTAGCTTTAGCAATGCACGGAGGCGACAGTGTGCAGATAGCAATGTCAGGGTGCTATGCCGGCCCTATGTTCAACACGCTTGTTGGGCTCGGACTTTCGATGCTGTTTGGAGCCTGGACTAGTCGATCAGAATCATACAATGTACCTGAAGATACCAGTCTGTTTTATACAATGGGATTTCTTATCGCAGGCCTGATGTGGTCACTTATTGTGTTGCCACGGAACGATATGCGGCCGAACAAGATGTTAGGGATTGGCCTTATAACTATATATTCAATGTTTCTAATTTTCAGGCTGACTACGTACATGTGTGGTATGACAGTAGACGAGTAG
- the LOC126666984 gene encoding copper transporter 5 produces MMHMTLYWGIKVTLLFDSWKTDSWPSYLVSLLACCLFSAFYQYMEDRRIKFKTLAVAVNNTPSQGVPLLGSSKLRRFSSAKFASAILFGFNSAIGYLLMLAVMSFNGGVFLAIVAGLSVGYLLFRFEDEQRVVIVEDPCPCA; encoded by the coding sequence ATGATGCATATGACCTTGTACTGGGGCATAAAAGTAACCCTACTATTCGATTCATGGAAAACCGATTCATGGCCGAGTTACCTCGTCTCTCTACTCGCTTGTTGCCTCTTCTCCGCTTTCTACCAATACATGGAAGATCGTCGCATCAAAttcaaaaccctagccgtcgCCGTTAACAACACTCCGTCGCAAGGGGTGCCGCTTTTGGGATCCTCAAAACTACGCCGTTTCAGCTCCGCGAAATTCGCTTCTGCTATTCTGTTTGGGTTTAATTCGGCGATCGGGTATTTGTTGATGTTGGCTGTTATGTCCTTTAACGGCGGCGTTTTCTTGGCTATTGTTGCTGGGTTGTCTGTTGGGTATTTGTTGTTTCGATTCGAAGATGAGCAGCGTGTGGTTATTGTAGAGGATCCGTGCCCTTGTGCATag
- the LOC126669574 gene encoding protein LURP-one-related 6, which yields MTAAKYPIVSKLYCASSQAVLIVRKRPQAVNGGGFVVTDCSQKVVFRVDGCGVLGKQGELILRDANGDPLLLVRRKGGIVQALSIHEKWRGYGFDYKGSEKPVFSLKEPKESCFLRNKAIRVSTEPSNKHWDFEIRGYFPDRDCSIIDYFGNIIAQIGVKQEVNQVMKNKDLYHVVVKPGIDQAFVFGIISVLDYIYGESTSC from the exons ATGACTGCTGCTAAATATCCAATCGTTAGCAAGTTATACTGTGCCTCCTCTCAGGCAGTGCTTATTGTTAGGAAAAGGCCTCAGGCAGTGAATGGCGGAGGGTTTGTTGTCACAGATTGTAGCCAGAAGGTTGTTTTCAGAGTCGACGGGTGCGGAGTTTTAGGAAAACAAGGAGAGTTAATTCTTCGCGATGCCAATGGTGATCCTCTGCTCCTTGTTCGCCGAAAG GGAGGAATTGTTCAAGCGTTGAGCATTCACGAGAAATGGAGAGGATACGGTTTTGATTATAAAGGATCGGAGAAGCCGGTTTTTAGCCTGAAGGAGCCGAAAGAGTCTTGTTTCTTGAGGAACAAGGCAATCAGAGTCTCTACAGAGCCATCTAACAAACACTGGGATTTTGAGATCAGAGGTTATTTTCCTGACAGAGACTGCAGTATTATTGACTATTTTGGCAACATTATTGCTCAG ATTGGAGTGAAGCAGGAAGTAAACCAGGTTATGAAAAACAAGGATCTGTATCATGTAGTGGTGAAACCTGGCATTGATCAAGCTTTTGTTTTTGGAATTATATCTGTTCTTGATTACATCTACGGCGAATCTACCAGCTGCTGA